From Argopecten irradians isolate NY chromosome 2, Ai_NY, whole genome shotgun sequence, the proteins below share one genomic window:
- the LOC138315780 gene encoding proline-rich transmembrane protein 1-like → MAGSDSDDERRPIRYTTPALAPNVAYLRQPPRHYRVGAILATILCFFPIGILSIQSSRKVTRSVAIGDHVTAIAASDRTRLLIQITVIIGGLLWFGGLLGIIYMSTKNS, encoded by the exons ATGGCGGGCTCTGATTCTGACGACGAGAGACGGCCAATCAGGTACACT ACTCCAGCTTTGGCTCCAAATGTTGCCTACCTTCGACAGCCGCCTCGACATTACCGGGTCGGGGCTATACTCGCCACCATCCTCTGTTTCTTCCCCATTGGAATATTGAGCATACAGTCTTCACGAAAG GTGACGAGGTCCGTGGCAATCGGTGACCACGTGACGGCCATAGCGGCGTCTGACAGGACGAGACTTCTCATACAGATCACAGTCATAATTGGAGGTCTACTTTGGTTCGGTGGACTACTTGGGATTATTTACATGTCAACTAAAAACAGTTAG